In Bacteroidota bacterium, the genomic stretch TTCATGATCGATCCTTTCTGACATGATGATACGCTGAGAAATGATACCCGTGCTCAGTGCAATTGGCCGGCGATCTATCCCACATCGGAGAGGCTTTTTCTCGTGTCAAAGCATCTCATAAATGCTAATTATTTTTCGGGCGAATGTCAATTCAGGCTGAATGATAATGGAACGGCCGGAAGGTCGTTCAGCAAACTTCTTTCAGCCTTTGCAGCGTTAATCCTAATAATAGATAGTGTGTCCAAACAATAGTATGGAAATATTTGGGGTAAAAGGAGCGAAGCAGTTATGAAACGAATAATGATCTCCGCCGCCGTTCTGGCGGCGTTTCTGGCCGTCACCGGCTGCACCTCGCAGCGGTATGCGATGTACCATCGGCATCAGGGAGCAGACACTCTGACGATGATGAAAAAACAGGATGTCATCTCGTTGACAAAAGCGGGCGTCAGCGATAGTCTCATTGTGACGATGCTCGGGGTCTCCCATTCCTGGTTTCAGCTGACGCCGCAGGACGTACTCGACCTGAAGAGCGCAGGAGTAAGCGACAGGGTCATCAACGCGATGCTCCTCTCCGACCAGCCGTATGCGGAAAACAATCGCCGCGGGGAGAACGGATATTACTACTATGACCCGTACTATTATTACTGGTATCCCGGTTACTACCCATACTGGTCCTATCCGTCATTGTATTTCGGGTACAACTATTACCGGCCGCTCTATATCTCTCACGGGGCGTACTTCGGCGGTTATGGGTATCGGGGCGGATGGGGAGGCGGGTTCCGCCGACGTTGAGGAGTTGAAGAAAGAGTATCCATCCATCCGGGATTTTCATAAAGAGAAATCCGCTGGATGGATATTCTGTTTAAAGGGGGAGACCGGCCTACTTCAATAACATCAGTTTTTTCGTTTCCACAAAATTCCCTGCTCTCAACCGACAGTAATAGACGCCGCTCGAAACCTCCGGCTGCCAATCCACTTGATGCATTCCCGCCTTCTCTTCTTCATCGACGAGCAGAGCAATCCGCTGTCCGAGCGTATTGAATACTTCGAGCACAACATTCTCTTCAAGGGGGAGTTGATAGCGAATCGATGTGCTCGGATTGAAGGGATTCGGATAATTTTGATAAAGGGCGTATGCGCGGGGAATATTTTCAGCGGCCGCGCCGACTGAAGTTGCCGAAGACAGACTATCCATTAACTGAATCGCCTGCGTCCGCTGCGAGGCGATGATGAAGCCGTACACGCTGTTCAATGCAGAGTTCACCGCCGCATTCCCCGAAAACTGAAGCCGCGCATTATAGACGCGCAGCGGCAACTGGAGGTCGTCCGGCTGAAATTGAAACTCAGCATCGAGCGAATCGCGCTTCGCTTGAATGGTCTGCAGGTATTGATACCCGAATTCCACCGTCGGCTCGACGATCGTTCCCTCCCCATAATCATTCCATGTCGCGATCTGAATGATGCTGGGATGATGGACGAGCGCTTGCTGCAGTGTCGACGTGAAGGTGAACCCGCTGTCCCGGTCCAGATAGCCATAACTCGCCCCGACCCCCGCTTCTTTATAGATGTCATAGAATCCGGGAAACGCGCTCGTCACCAGATATTGCCACGAACCGGCCTGCGCGTAATATTGATCGAGGTAGCTGTTGAGGAGATCCTGCGTCAACACCCCCGATGTGTTGGATTTCCACATCGGCGGCCAGGGAAAAGCTCCTGCCGCAGCAGGCGCCAGCCGATTGTCGAGGGTAAATAAGAGGGGCGAGACCGTCAGTCCGGAAAAGAGCGTGTCCCAATCCGCGCTTGTCGTGAAATATTGAGGTCCGAAGACGAGGAGGACCGGACGGCTGTCAAGCTTCACATAGGACGGTTGGCCGAACCAGACATTCCCCGCATAGCCGAGCACTTTTTTCCCGTAGCTCAACGCGTTTCCCGCTTCAACATATCCTCCGCTGACGATCTGCTTCACCGACTGGTCTTCGTAGACGATGCCGAAGAGCAGATCCGCACGCTGAATAGCCGTAAGAAGCGCCTGCGAGCTTTCGTTCAGAACTCCGTAGTCGAAATAATCATCCATCCCGTACCAATCGACAAGGACGCCGTCGATCCCGGCAATTTTCATGAGCAGGGTTTGATATTCTAAAATATTCTTATCTTCGGAATCATACGGCCCCGTCAGTGGATAGTAATGCGACGCGATCGATCGTTCTCCGTTTTGGCCGATGCTGTCCGGGTTGAAATGATTCATCGTCCAATGCCAGCCCCAGTACCCGTGCACCGCTTTGGTCTGAAACCACGGCATGTAATGAACGAGCACCAGGGGGCGGGACGGTTGTTGAGCAATGAGAAATGAAAAAGGAAAAATCAAAAATAGAAATCTTTTCATAGAAATACTATTTGCATGCAAAACGATATTTGACAGTATTACAGCCCGAGGACTTCTCCTCTCGTTCCCAAACTTCGTTTGGGAACGAGAGAACCCTGTCCGAAAAGCCTCGAATGCGGGACTGTGATACTACCCGATATCCAACATAAAATACAAAGTAAACTTGCTATATTCATCCTCGATTTAGTCGGAGCTCTCTCAAAAAAAGTTTCCTCGCGGAATGTGCACGCAAATGCCATCCATAACACTGCACCAGCGATGAAGTTCAAAGCTGAATTGACATAGATTCTTCACTCCGTCCCGCTATAGCGGGACTCCGTTCAGAATGACAATGATCTGGCTGAGTTCCTTCAGAATGAGGTCATGAGCAATTTTTGAGATAGCTTCTAGAGAGAAATGTTTGCCAACTCAAAACTTTTTATATTATAGAGAGTATTGCAGCTTTCCATTTTTCCGTATTCATCTTTAATTTCTAATATTCACATACGGTGCATCATGACTCCCCCTCCCCCACTTACTCAGCGTTCTGCTTGGCGTGCTCTCGAAGCACATTATACAACGATGAAGGATTCCCGTCTCCGCATACTTTTCGCCGATGACCCGAAACGCGGCGAGCGGTTGGTTATCGAAGCTGCCGGGATCTATTTCGATTATTCGAAACACCGGATCACCGGCGAAACCCTTGCGCTGCTCGTGCGGCTGGCAGAGGAATCGGGCTTGCGCGAGCGGATCGACGCCATGTTCCGCGGGGAAAAGATCAACGCCACCGAAAAGCGGGCGGTTCTGCACACGGCTCTGCGGGCCCCGAAAGGAACAGCGATCGTCGTCGACGGCGAAAATGTCGTTCCCCATGTCCATGCCGTGCTCGACAAAATGGCTGCATTTTCGAACAGCGTTCGCAGCGGCCAGTGGAAGGGCTACACCGGCAAACCGATCCGCAACGTCGTCAACGTCGGCATCGGCGGGTCCGACCTCGGACCGGTCATGGCCTACGAGGCACTGCGGCAGTACAGTCAGCGAAACCTGACCTTTCGTTTTGTCTCCAACATCGACGGGACCGATTTCGCCGAAGCGGTCCAGGGCCTCAACGCCGATGAAACATTGTTCATCATTTCGTCGAAAACTTTTACAACGCAGGAGACGATGACGAACGCCCACACCGCGCGCGCGTGGATGTTGAGTGCTTTGAGCGAACCGGCCGCCGTCGCCAAGCATTTTGTCGCCGTTTCGACGAACGCGAAGGAAGTTTCCGCCTTCGGCATCGACACGGCGAACATGTTCGAGTTCTGGGATTGGGTCGGCGGACGCTATTCGATGGATTCGGCCATCGGTCTTTCGACGATGATCGCTATCGGCCCGGACAATTTCCGCGCGATGCTCGACGGCTTTCATCAGATGGACGAACATTTTCGCACTGCCCCCTTCGACCGGAACATTCCGGTCGTCATGGCCTTGCTTGGGATCTGGTACAACAATTTCTTCGGCGCACAAACCGCGGCGGTGCTTCCGTATGAACAGTACCTCAAACGATTCCCGGCATACCTCCAACAGCTGACGATGGAAAGCAACGGCAAACGGGTGACGATCGACGGCGCGG encodes the following:
- a CDS encoding T9SS type A sorting domain-containing protein, translated to MKRFLFLIFPFSFLIAQQPSRPLVLVHYMPWFQTKAVHGYWGWHWTMNHFNPDSIGQNGERSIASHYYPLTGPYDSEDKNILEYQTLLMKIAGIDGVLVDWYGMDDYFDYGVLNESSQALLTAIQRADLLFGIVYEDQSVKQIVSGGYVEAGNALSYGKKVLGYAGNVWFGQPSYVKLDSRPVLLVFGPQYFTTSADWDTLFSGLTVSPLLFTLDNRLAPAAAGAFPWPPMWKSNTSGVLTQDLLNSYLDQYYAQAGSWQYLVTSAFPGFYDIYKEAGVGASYGYLDRDSGFTFTSTLQQALVHHPSIIQIATWNDYGEGTIVEPTVEFGYQYLQTIQAKRDSLDAEFQFQPDDLQLPLRVYNARLQFSGNAAVNSALNSVYGFIIASQRTQAIQLMDSLSSATSVGAAAENIPRAYALYQNYPNPFNPSTSIRYQLPLEENVVLEVFNTLGQRIALLVDEEEKAGMHQVDWQPEVSSGVYYCRLRAGNFVETKKLMLLK
- the pgi gene encoding glucose-6-phosphate isomerase codes for the protein MTPPPPLTQRSAWRALEAHYTTMKDSRLRILFADDPKRGERLVIEAAGIYFDYSKHRITGETLALLVRLAEESGLRERIDAMFRGEKINATEKRAVLHTALRAPKGTAIVVDGENVVPHVHAVLDKMAAFSNSVRSGQWKGYTGKPIRNVVNVGIGGSDLGPVMAYEALRQYSQRNLTFRFVSNIDGTDFAEAVQGLNADETLFIISSKTFTTQETMTNAHTARAWMLSALSEPAAVAKHFVAVSTNAKEVSAFGIDTANMFEFWDWVGGRYSMDSAIGLSTMIAIGPDNFRAMLDGFHQMDEHFRTAPFDRNIPVVMALLGIWYNNFFGAQTAAVLPYEQYLKRFPAYLQQLTMESNGKRVTIDGAEIKYQTGAIYWGESGTNGQHSFYQLIHQGTKLIPCDFILFADALHPLGRHHDLLAANVFAQAEALAFGKTSDEVRAEGTPEWLVPHRTFEGNRPSSMILIDRLTPAALGKLIALYEQCVFTQGVIWQVDSFDQWGVQLGKVLAERIIPELESTTEPLLKHDSSTNALIRRYRKLKER